The Calditrichota bacterium genome segment AGAACCACCTCCCCGCGACAACGTGCCACCCCCGCCGCAATGGCGTGCTTCTTCGGCGACCAGTTGCTCGGGCACGAAGTGAGGCGCACCAGCTCCAGATGCTCGTGGCCCACCGCCATTCTCTCCACAATGGCGGCCGTGGCGTCTTCCGAGCGGTCGTCCACGATGATGATCTGCAGCCTGTCGCGCGGATAGTCCTGCGCCAGCAAGGCAGCCACGCAGCGGCCGATCTGCCGCTCCTCGTTGCGCGCGGCCACTACCACCGAGACCGACGGTCGATCCTGGGAACGCGCTCCTTCTTTCCGCAACAGCCCCAGAAGCAGCCCCAGCAGGAAAAGGGCAAACACCCCTCCCAGGGCAATCAGGGCGATGGAAAAGACCG includes the following:
- a CDS encoding glycosyltransferase — its product is MAGTVFSIALIALGGVFALFLLGLLLGLLRKEGARSQDRPSVSVVVAARNEERQIGRCVAALLAQDYPRDRLQIIIVDDRSEDATAAIVERMAVGHEHLELVRLTSCPSNWSPKKHAIAAGVARCRGEVVL